A part of Deinococcus aquaedulcis genomic DNA contains:
- a CDS encoding DUF1800 domain-containing protein, producing MSLTPLPRKLTAEDAAHFLRRTAFGATDAQIRALAGKDARSVAKAALAFDQALAPNNPFDPMQGASPGAAIQLTRGAWLFEMVYGPHPLREKLALTWSNHFVVGTDKVRNTPALLGYLALLRRHAATSSFERFTLDIAQSPAMLRYLDNDQNRKGKPNENFSRELLELFTTGIGPYTETDVREGARALTGWTFVGGRGNRQYLDEPKFVFQAGQFDSGRKTYLGQSGTLRGEDIIRLATAHPQTATFVARKLHRAFVADTPDEAAVAGSAETWRRTKGDVGAVLEELLSSEAFYASRARIIRSPVEFIVGALRTLGQPTFDAKTLLNLTSTAGRMGQLLLEPDTVKGWDGGREWINDSTLLLRLQVAAALTLTSKAPALTEPPSLLAMTGQERPAAAVLLSSLKGRQRTYMSMISPEFQLA from the coding sequence ATGTCCCTGACCCCCCTGCCCCGAAAACTCACCGCCGAGGACGCCGCGCACTTTCTGCGCCGCACCGCCTTTGGCGCCACCGACGCCCAGATTCGCGCCCTGGCCGGCAAGGACGCCCGCAGCGTGGCCAAAGCCGCCCTGGCCTTTGATCAGGCGCTGGCCCCGAACAACCCCTTTGACCCGATGCAGGGGGCCTCGCCGGGCGCGGCCATTCAGCTCACGCGCGGCGCGTGGCTGTTTGAAATGGTCTACGGCCCCCATCCACTGCGCGAGAAACTGGCGCTGACCTGGAGCAACCACTTTGTGGTCGGCACCGACAAGGTGCGCAACACCCCGGCCCTGCTGGGGTATCTGGCGCTGCTGCGCCGCCACGCGGCCACCTCCAGTTTCGAGCGCTTCACGCTGGACATTGCCCAGAGCCCGGCCATGCTGCGCTATCTCGACAACGACCAGAACCGCAAGGGCAAGCCCAACGAGAACTTCAGCCGCGAACTGCTGGAGCTGTTCACCACCGGCATCGGCCCATACACGGAAACCGACGTGCGCGAGGGCGCCCGCGCCCTGACCGGCTGGACCTTCGTGGGCGGGCGCGGCAACAGGCAGTATCTCGACGAGCCCAAATTCGTGTTTCAGGCCGGGCAGTTTGACAGCGGGCGCAAAACCTACCTGGGCCAGAGCGGCACCCTGCGGGGAGAGGACATCATCCGGCTGGCCACGGCCCACCCGCAGACCGCCACCTTTGTGGCCCGCAAGCTGCACCGCGCCTTCGTGGCCGACACCCCCGACGAAGCCGCCGTGGCCGGCAGCGCCGAAACGTGGCGCCGCACCAAGGGCGACGTGGGCGCGGTGCTGGAAGAGCTGCTGAGCAGCGAGGCGTTTTACGCCAGCCGCGCGCGCATTATTCGCTCGCCCGTGGAGTTCATCGTGGGCGCGCTGCGCACCCTGGGCCAGCCGACCTTCGACGCCAAGACGCTACTCAATCTCACCAGCACGGCCGGGCGCATGGGCCAGCTGCTGCTGGAACCCGATACCGTCAAGGGCTGGGACGGCGGGCGCGAATGGATCAATGATTCCACCCTGCTGCTGCGCCTGCAGGTGGCGGCCGCCCTCACGCTGACCTCCAAGGCCCCGGCCCTCACCGAGCCCCCCAGCCTGCTCGCCATGACCGGCCAGGAGCGCCCGGCGGCGGCCGTGCTGCTGTCCAGCCTCAAGGGCCGCCAGCGCACCTACATGAGCATGATCAGCCCCGAGTTTCAGCTGGCGTGA
- a CDS encoding adenosylcobinamide-GDP ribazoletransferase, with translation MRPRDRLARQGRALHLALAFLTTLPLPHVTRVEEGDFARASAYYPLAGYAVGGAVAALLWWGPPLPAGVVGALGVGLWLWLTGMLHFDGLVDSADALFAVKTPAQRLEILRDVHVGAFGLATGALSLLLLWSLLSAPLPPYAPLVAAVSARALLLLPMNGYPAARAESLGARSREGRVWGALLLAAPTLLLPGAWVAWLAALLGVLGAAAFAARRLGGGLSGDVYGLIVVTAELLALGAYAWGR, from the coding sequence GTGAGGCCCCGGGACCGGCTGGCCCGCCAGGGCCGCGCCCTGCACCTGGCCCTGGCCTTTCTCACCACCTTGCCGCTGCCCCACGTCACCCGGGTGGAGGAGGGCGACTTTGCGCGGGCCAGCGCCTACTACCCGCTGGCCGGCTACGCGGTGGGCGGCGCCGTGGCCGCGCTGCTGTGGTGGGGGCCGCCGCTGCCCGCCGGGGTGGTGGGCGCGCTGGGCGTGGGCCTGTGGCTGTGGCTGACCGGCATGCTGCACTTCGACGGGCTGGTGGACAGCGCCGACGCCCTGTTTGCCGTCAAGACCCCCGCCCAGCGCCTGGAGATTCTGCGCGACGTGCATGTGGGCGCCTTTGGGCTGGCGACGGGCGCGTTGAGCCTGCTGCTGCTCTGGAGCCTGCTGTCGGCCCCCCTGCCGCCGTACGCCCCCCTGGTGGCGGCGGTGAGCGCGCGGGCGCTGCTGCTGCTGCCCATGAACGGTTACCCGGCCGCCCGCGCCGAGAGTCTGGGGGCGCGCTCGCGCGAGGGGCGGGTCTGGGGCGCGCTGCTGCTGGCGGCCCCCACCCTGCTGCTGCCCGGGGCCTGGGTGGCGTGGCTGGCCGCCCTGCTGGGCGTGCTGGGCGCGGCGGCCTTTGCGGCGCGGCGCCTGGGCGGCGGCCTCAGCGGCGATGTGTACGGCCTGATTGTGGTCACGGCCGAACTGCTGGCCCTGGGCGCCTACGCCTGGGGCCGCTAG
- a CDS encoding transcriptional regulator, producing the protein MRLLALGLALLGAAQAAGPEAEMAEVLGALKQARTLAARGQAEVTVLFPPRPEPTRRAATLPTVPARPNLIAQNFTATRVGPDTVAGRAVIRYDLTPKVGQAARWSLWVDTAWNVPLAYEERSAGGALARRAAFVKVGAAPVRQNVAPPAVPTGLRAALAQALPGLRLPPGFVPSGVGRRAAGMDIALTDGLNTLTLVLARRDVAAAPGVASRRVAGGFVWLVGNLPPGPLGAALSGITRADQTPLSPFQVTPRRPSPSPDPPPGTFAARADSKL; encoded by the coding sequence GTGAGGCTGCTGGCCCTAGGGCTGGCCCTGCTGGGCGCGGCGCAGGCGGCAGGCCCAGAGGCCGAAATGGCTGAGGTGCTGGGCGCCCTGAAACAGGCCCGCACCCTGGCCGCGCGCGGGCAGGCCGAGGTCACGGTGCTGTTTCCGCCGCGCCCCGAACCCACCCGCCGCGCCGCCACGCTGCCCACGGTGCCCGCGCGCCCCAATCTCATCGCGCAGAACTTCACGGCCACCCGCGTGGGCCCCGACACGGTGGCAGGCCGGGCGGTCATCCGCTACGACCTCACCCCCAAGGTGGGGCAGGCGGCGCGCTGGTCGCTGTGGGTGGACACCGCCTGGAACGTGCCGCTGGCCTACGAGGAACGCTCGGCCGGGGGCGCGCTGGCCCGGCGCGCGGCCTTTGTGAAGGTGGGGGCCGCCCCGGTGCGCCAGAACGTGGCCCCGCCCGCCGTGCCGACCGGCCTGCGCGCCGCGCTGGCCCAGGCCCTGCCGGGACTGCGGCTGCCCCCAGGTTTCGTGCCCTCGGGCGTGGGCCGCCGGGCAGCGGGCATGGACATTGCCCTCACCGACGGCCTGAACACCCTGACGCTGGTGCTGGCGCGCCGGGACGTGGCGGCGGCGCCCGGGGTGGCCTCGCGCCGGGTGGCGGGCGGCTTTGTGTGGCTGGTGGGCAACCTGCCGCCCGGGCCCCTGGGCGCGGCGCTGTCGGGCATCACCCGCGCCGACCAGACGCCGCTCAGTCCTTTTCAGGTCACTCCTCGCCGCCCCTCCCCCAGCCCAGACCCGCCCCCCGGAACTTTTGCGGCCCGCGCCGACTCTAAGTTGTAG
- a CDS encoding RNA polymerase sigma factor, whose translation MNDPYALLPDAELARLALRDERAFEALVTRHAPGVHRLAAVTVGPGAADDVVQEVFIAMHRHLKSFRHDAAFSTWLHRVTLNACHKALAARQSLPLAEGPEPAAPHDPARAGEQAQVRERLSLALATLPREQREAIALRELSGLDYAEIAQITGAELGTVKSRIARARAALRHWLTAAGVTP comes from the coding sequence TTGAATGACCCCTACGCCCTCCTTCCAGACGCCGAACTGGCGCGCCTGGCCCTGCGCGACGAGCGGGCCTTTGAGGCGCTGGTGACGCGCCACGCGCCCGGCGTGCACCGCCTGGCCGCCGTGACGGTGGGCCCGGGCGCCGCCGACGACGTGGTGCAGGAGGTCTTTATCGCCATGCACCGCCACCTGAAGAGCTTTCGCCATGACGCCGCCTTCAGCACATGGCTGCACCGCGTGACCCTGAACGCCTGCCACAAGGCGCTCGCGGCCCGCCAGAGCCTGCCGCTGGCCGAGGGCCCCGAACCCGCCGCCCCCCACGACCCGGCCCGCGCGGGCGAGCAGGCGCAGGTGCGCGAGCGCCTCTCACTCGCCCTGGCCACGCTGCCGCGCGAGCAGCGCGAGGCCATTGCCCTGCGAGAGCTCTCGGGGCTGGATTACGCTGAGATTGCCCAGATCACGGGCGCCGAACTGGGCACGGTCAAAAGCCGCATTGCCCGGGCCCGCGCCGCCCTGCGCCACTGGCTGACGGCCGCTGGAGTGACCCCATGA
- a CDS encoding histidine phosphatase family protein, producing the protein MLTLHLVRHAPTAPNAQRRYPFSHEDAPLSPGGEALAQTLYWLLDLPPGTLAFTSLARRAQQTAALAGFPEAVPTPALHEAQFGVMAGHTWAELEALYGEAPRTWIDALGQPGSPLGPPGGETGAAFHARLSAWLESLPPAGEAVAFTHAGPLLALLRLTVGLRAATVPPGTVATLARAGDDWWLVRLLPPAQTPAPAPCATVGRDEP; encoded by the coding sequence ATGCTGACCCTGCATCTGGTGCGGCACGCGCCCACCGCGCCCAATGCCCAGCGGCGCTACCCGTTCTCCCACGAGGACGCGCCGCTGAGCCCCGGTGGCGAGGCCCTGGCCCAGACCCTCTACTGGCTGCTGGACCTGCCGCCCGGCACCCTGGCCTTCACCTCGCTGGCCCGGCGCGCGCAGCAGACGGCGGCCCTGGCCGGGTTTCCGGAAGCGGTGCCCACCCCGGCCCTGCACGAAGCCCAGTTCGGTGTGATGGCCGGGCACACCTGGGCCGAGCTGGAAGCCCTCTACGGCGAGGCGCCCCGCACCTGGATTGACGCGCTGGGTCAGCCGGGCTCGCCCCTGGGCCCCCCGGGCGGCGAGACGGGGGCGGCCTTTCACGCCCGGCTGTCGGCGTGGCTGGAGAGCCTGCCCCCGGCGGGCGAGGCGGTGGCCTTTACCCACGCCGGGCCACTGCTGGCCCTCTTGCGCCTGACCGTGGGCCTGCGTGCGGCGACTGTCCCCCCCGGCACGGTGGCGACCCTGGCGCGCGCTGGGGATGATTGGTGGCTGGTGCGCCTGTTGCCTCCGGCCCAGACCCCAGCGCCTGCCCCCTGTGCCACAGTGGGCCGCGATGAACCCTGA
- a CDS encoding GNAT family N-acetyltransferase, whose translation MTHALHPTAHLPTLRPFRQGDAPAVARLVTESVRGHWTYTPELFREVSPPTRLVAEQDGAVIGTARLAPFGPGVPDALRLDLAGEAGTFTALTLALLAEAQGGFARVLGVTREDFGEQMAFFQAAGFRNAWQSWGAHLDLTTFDPAPFEPLQERLFLAGYEPERLSPTAPESDWAAVFALHELGLRDRPRNPTTTPDPLSPERLRETIVREEAAFVTRLGGEIVALTRLSLRGPEVDSEDTVTHPAHRGRGVATALKAHALGWAKAEGYTHAGTGGTVLNLPMLRVNTRLGYRVERMWITWEKALA comes from the coding sequence ATGACCCACGCCCTGCACCCCACCGCACACCTCCCCACCCTGCGCCCCTTTCGCCAGGGCGACGCCCCGGCTGTGGCCCGCCTTGTGACTGAGAGCGTGCGCGGCCACTGGACCTACACCCCAGAGCTGTTCCGGGAAGTCTCGCCGCCCACCCGGCTGGTGGCCGAACAGGACGGCGCAGTGATCGGCACTGCCCGGCTCGCCCCCTTTGGCCCGGGGGTCCCTGACGCCCTGCGCCTGGATCTGGCCGGGGAAGCGGGCACCTTTACTGCGCTGACCCTGGCCCTGCTGGCCGAGGCGCAGGGCGGCTTTGCCCGCGTGCTGGGCGTGACCCGCGAGGATTTTGGCGAGCAGATGGCCTTTTTTCAGGCGGCGGGCTTTCGCAATGCGTGGCAGTCGTGGGGGGCGCACCTGGACCTGACAACTTTTGATCCTGCCCCGTTTGAACCCCTGCAGGAGCGCCTCTTCCTGGCCGGCTACGAGCCCGAGCGCCTGTCCCCCACGGCCCCGGAAAGCGACTGGGCCGCCGTGTTCGCCCTGCACGAGTTGGGCCTGCGCGACCGGCCCCGCAACCCCACCACCACGCCTGATCCCCTCAGCCCTGAGCGCCTGCGAGAGACCATCGTGCGGGAAGAAGCCGCCTTTGTGACCCGGCTTGGGGGCGAGATCGTGGCCCTCACCCGCCTGAGCCTGCGCGGCCCCGAAGTGGATTCCGAGGACACCGTCACCCACCCGGCGCACCGGGGGCGCGGCGTGGCCACCGCCCTGAAGGCCCATGCCCTGGGCTGGGCCAAAGCCGAAGGCTACACCCACGCCGGCACGGGCGGCACGGTGCTGAACCTGCCCATGCTGCGCGTGAACACCCGCCTGGGCTACCGGGTGGAGCGCATGTGGATCACCTGGGAAAAGGCGTTGGCCTGA
- a CDS encoding DUF1501 domain-containing protein, which translates to MTNRRDFLKLSALAVAATSGMPGFLARAAAQAGGKKTLVVIQLTGGNDGLNTLIPHTNGAYYAARPNIAIPKKDVLTVTGDLGMHPSLRPLMGLWDSGKLAWMENVGYPNPNRSHFASMAIWHTADPTQAQAEGWIGRLAEQIGDPFCASNVGGSTPQALRASDFSLPSIESIDNFQLKLPDGMQTPFQSMLNSPRTGEAAYLTRATRQMLKNTARVQENAKKYKAGATYPQTKFAGQLREAARLIAAGVGQRVLYVSLGGFDTHAGQRAEQDELLATLAEGLAAFQTDLERQGVAGDVIVMGFSEFGRRVAENGSAGTDHGKGSVMFALGQGVKGGIHGSSPDLEKLSDGDIIYKQDFRGVYAEALTKWLGLNAREILGGSFTGPGWIAS; encoded by the coding sequence ATGACCAACCGACGCGACTTTCTGAAACTTTCGGCGCTGGCGGTGGCGGCCACCAGCGGCATGCCGGGCTTTCTGGCGCGGGCCGCTGCGCAGGCCGGCGGCAAAAAGACCCTGGTGGTCATTCAGCTGACCGGCGGCAACGACGGCCTGAACACCCTGATTCCCCACACCAACGGCGCCTACTACGCCGCGCGCCCCAACATCGCCATTCCCAAAAAGGACGTGCTGACGGTCACCGGAGACCTGGGGATGCACCCCAGCCTGCGCCCGCTCATGGGCCTCTGGGACAGCGGCAAGCTGGCCTGGATGGAAAACGTGGGGTACCCCAACCCCAACCGCAGCCACTTTGCCTCTATGGCGATCTGGCACACCGCCGATCCCACCCAGGCCCAAGCCGAGGGCTGGATTGGCCGCCTCGCCGAGCAGATTGGCGATCCCTTCTGCGCCAGCAACGTGGGCGGCTCCACGCCCCAGGCCCTGCGCGCCAGCGATTTCAGCCTGCCCAGCATCGAGTCCATTGACAACTTTCAGCTGAAACTGCCCGACGGCATGCAAACGCCGTTTCAGTCCATGCTGAATTCCCCCCGCACGGGCGAGGCCGCGTACCTCACGCGCGCCACCCGGCAGATGCTGAAAAACACCGCCCGGGTGCAGGAAAACGCCAAGAAGTACAAGGCGGGCGCCACCTATCCCCAGACCAAGTTCGCCGGGCAACTGCGCGAGGCCGCGCGCCTGATCGCCGCCGGGGTGGGCCAGCGGGTGCTGTACGTGTCGCTGGGGGGCTTTGACACCCACGCCGGGCAGCGCGCCGAGCAGGACGAACTGCTGGCGACCCTGGCCGAGGGGCTGGCCGCCTTCCAGACTGACCTGGAGCGGCAGGGCGTGGCCGGCGACGTGATCGTGATGGGCTTTTCAGAGTTTGGCCGCCGCGTGGCCGAAAACGGCAGCGCGGGCACCGACCACGGCAAGGGCAGCGTGATGTTTGCGCTGGGCCAGGGCGTCAAAGGTGGCATTCACGGCAGCAGCCCGGACCTGGAAAAGCTCTCGGACGGCGACATTATTTACAAGCAGGACTTCCGGGGCGTGTACGCCGAGGCCCTGACCAAGTGGCTGGGCCTGAACGCCCGCGAGATTCTGGGCGGCTCGTTTACCGGCCCCGGCTGGATCGCGTCATGA
- a CDS encoding S1 family peptidase, whose product MIFTLLWAWGGAQTLPREVRERIIQATVMLIPADSSGRLQSSLGSGSIISPQGYILTNYHVIGDANDRVIAPLVQVRTVRFADREPEFSYWGKVVAADPNLDLAVVQIVMDKNRKAVSGLKLPFVELGDSNAMNIGDDIFVFGFQGTGGMTLTFSRGSVGGFTGEDLESSGRQWLKHDAQTGPGNSGGGAFNERGALIGVHTAGIAGNNNSRTSFMRPLALAWGLVTPNVLGFVVQRGSQGPQANTNNTVQEQGGAWPPALTSGQNSVAGTVRVTGSAGAGTWTLDLTEPLKDGGLKGTAKNGSQTQAAFFYYDEDEDVVWVEWTPDGKSYVSCVVEEDGVGASSWSGMAYTFRDQSADGTRTGDCTVSLRVKAQAAPNPSPSPSPGTLSWPPTLRAGQKWTVSFGNAGTYTVTLTAPDDEGGFEGTAARGNEQGSALMDYADGELLLIVQRADKSFLVCSADRSGLSGASLRGDATSHKNSSDKGTSLGACTVSMGTASAPTPAPAGLSWPPALATGQKWTVAFGNAGTYALTLDQRDEKGIYDAVATRGSERGTALMDYSDDELTVIVQRADKSFLVCVADRSGLSGAALRGNASSHKNSSDKGTSLGTCTISR is encoded by the coding sequence TTGATCTTCACCCTCTTGTGGGCCTGGGGCGGAGCCCAGACCCTGCCCAGGGAGGTGCGCGAGCGCATCATTCAGGCCACAGTGATGCTGATTCCTGCCGACAGTAGCGGCCGGCTGCAGTCCTCACTGGGGTCAGGGTCCATCATCAGTCCGCAGGGCTACATCCTCACGAATTACCACGTCATCGGAGATGCCAATGACCGGGTGATCGCGCCCCTGGTGCAGGTGCGCACCGTGCGCTTTGCCGACCGCGAGCCGGAATTCAGCTACTGGGGCAAGGTGGTGGCTGCCGATCCCAACCTGGACCTCGCCGTCGTTCAGATCGTCATGGACAAGAACAGGAAGGCGGTGTCTGGCCTGAAGCTGCCCTTCGTGGAACTGGGCGACTCGAACGCCATGAACATCGGTGACGACATCTTTGTGTTCGGGTTCCAGGGCACGGGCGGCATGACCCTCACGTTTTCGCGCGGGTCGGTGGGCGGTTTTACCGGCGAGGATCTGGAAAGCAGCGGGCGCCAGTGGCTCAAGCACGACGCCCAGACCGGCCCCGGGAACTCGGGCGGGGGGGCCTTTAATGAGCGCGGCGCGCTGATCGGCGTGCACACCGCCGGGATTGCGGGCAACAACAACTCGCGCACCTCGTTCATGCGCCCGCTGGCGCTGGCCTGGGGCCTGGTCACCCCCAACGTGCTGGGCTTCGTGGTGCAGCGCGGCAGCCAGGGCCCACAGGCCAACACCAACAATACGGTTCAGGAGCAGGGCGGCGCGTGGCCCCCGGCCCTGACCTCCGGGCAGAACAGCGTGGCCGGCACCGTGCGCGTGACCGGCAGCGCGGGCGCCGGCACCTGGACCCTGGACCTGACTGAGCCTCTGAAAGACGGCGGCCTGAAGGGCACCGCCAAGAACGGGTCGCAGACCCAGGCCGCTTTCTTCTATTACGACGAGGACGAGGACGTGGTCTGGGTGGAATGGACCCCCGACGGCAAGTCCTATGTGAGCTGCGTGGTGGAAGAGGACGGCGTGGGCGCCAGCAGCTGGAGCGGCATGGCCTACACCTTCAGGGACCAGAGCGCCGACGGGACCCGCACCGGCGACTGCACGGTGAGCCTGCGGGTCAAGGCGCAGGCGGCGCCCAATCCCAGCCCGTCGCCCAGCCCGGGCACCCTGAGCTGGCCCCCCACCCTGCGCGCGGGCCAGAAGTGGACCGTGAGCTTTGGCAATGCGGGCACCTACACCGTGACCCTGACCGCGCCGGACGACGAGGGCGGCTTTGAGGGCACGGCGGCGCGCGGCAACGAGCAGGGCAGCGCCCTGATGGACTATGCCGACGGCGAACTGCTGCTGATCGTGCAGCGCGCCGACAAGAGCTTCCTGGTGTGCAGCGCTGACCGCAGCGGCCTGAGCGGCGCTTCGCTGCGCGGCGACGCCACCAGCCACAAGAACTCCAGCGACAAGGGCACCAGCCTGGGGGCCTGCACCGTGAGCATGGGCACCGCCTCGGCGCCGACCCCGGCCCCCGCTGGCCTGAGCTGGCCGCCCGCCCTGGCCACCGGCCAGAAGTGGACTGTCGCCTTTGGCAACGCGGGCACCTACGCCCTGACCCTGGACCAGCGCGACGAGAAAGGCATCTACGACGCCGTGGCCACGCGCGGCAGCGAGCGCGGCACGGCCCTGATGGACTACTCCGATGACGAGCTGACTGTGATCGTGCAGCGCGCCGACAAGAGCTTCCTGGTGTGCGTGGCTGACCGCAGTGGGCTGAGTGGCGCTGCGCTGCGCGGCAACGCGAGCAGCCACAAGAACTCCAGTGACAAGGGCACGAGTCTGGGAACCTGCACCATCTCGCGCTGA
- a CDS encoding metal-dependent transcriptional regulator, which translates to MTGRSLSRSAEDYLKHLYVLGQAGKVNTQALATALEVAPASVTGMLRKLAEQGLVSHAPYQGARLTAEGERVALEVLRHHRLLELFLHRALGVPLDEVHEEAERLEHALSERLEARIAAWLGDPTHDPHGDPIPTLDGELPAQPQRRLSQLAPGDHAAVARIPDDDAAQLRALMAAGLTPGAPVQVQGVDTALGTLTVWAQDHTLTLALAVAAQIHVTWPGADG; encoded by the coding sequence ATGACCGGCCGTTCCCTCTCCCGCTCTGCGGAAGATTACCTGAAGCATCTGTACGTGCTGGGGCAGGCCGGCAAGGTGAACACCCAGGCCCTGGCCACCGCGCTGGAGGTGGCCCCCGCCAGCGTGACGGGCATGCTGCGCAAGCTGGCCGAACAGGGACTGGTGTCGCACGCGCCGTACCAGGGCGCGCGCCTGACCGCCGAGGGCGAGCGGGTGGCGCTGGAGGTGCTGCGCCACCACCGCCTGCTGGAACTGTTCCTGCACCGCGCGCTGGGCGTGCCGCTGGACGAGGTGCACGAGGAAGCCGAGCGCCTGGAACACGCCCTGTCCGAGCGCCTGGAAGCTCGCATTGCCGCGTGGCTGGGCGACCCCACCCACGACCCGCACGGCGACCCTATTCCCACGCTGGACGGCGAACTGCCCGCGCAGCCCCAGCGGCGGCTGTCGCAACTGGCCCCTGGCGACCACGCGGCGGTGGCCCGCATTCCCGACGACGACGCCGCGCAGCTGCGCGCCCTGATGGCCGCTGGCCTGACCCCGGGCGCCCCGGTGCAGGTGCAGGGTGTGGATACGGCGCTGGGCACCCTGACCGTCTGGGCCCAGGACCACACCCTGACCCTGGCCCTGGCGGTGGCCGCCCAGATTCATGTGACGTGGCCCGGAGCTGACGGGTGA
- the cobT gene encoding nicotinate-nucleotide--dimethylbenzimidazole phosphoribosyltransferase, translating to MTDLHALIGAVQPADIAAMTRAQARQAQLTKPPGALGALEPLSIRLAGVFGTERPHPRGVAVLVAAGDHGVAAQGVSAFPPEVTPAMVANFLADTPYGPGGAAVNALARSVGARVYVMDAGVNAELPAHPALHRAAVRRGTRDLSREAAMTPQETAALILAGAALARRAIEDGADLLIPGEMGIGNTTPAAAISARLLGLDPAAVTGRGTGVDDERLAHKVAVIRTALARTPATDPLTVLAEFGGYEIAAMLGMMLQAAALRRVVVLDGFVEGSAALVGVALAPALRDYLFPAGQCAEVGHAAQLAHLGLTPLFGLDLRLGEGTGGVLAAPLLLGAAATLREMRTFEEAAVPGSA from the coding sequence TTGACCGACCTTCACGCCCTGATTGGGGCGGTGCAGCCCGCCGACATCGCCGCCATGACCCGCGCCCAGGCCCGGCAGGCGCAGCTCACCAAGCCGCCCGGGGCGCTGGGGGCACTGGAGCCCCTCTCCATCCGGCTGGCGGGGGTGTTCGGCACCGAGCGGCCCCACCCGCGCGGCGTGGCGGTGCTGGTGGCGGCCGGGGACCACGGCGTGGCGGCGCAGGGTGTGAGCGCCTTTCCGCCCGAAGTCACCCCGGCGATGGTGGCCAACTTTCTGGCCGACACGCCCTACGGCCCCGGCGGCGCGGCCGTCAATGCCCTGGCCCGCAGCGTGGGGGCCCGGGTGTACGTGATGGACGCCGGGGTGAACGCCGAATTGCCCGCCCACCCCGCCCTGCACCGCGCCGCTGTGCGCCGGGGCACCCGTGACCTCAGCCGCGAAGCCGCCATGACCCCGCAGGAAACCGCTGCCCTGATCCTGGCCGGGGCCGCGCTGGCCCGCCGGGCCATAGAAGACGGCGCCGACCTGCTGATTCCCGGCGAGATGGGCATTGGCAACACCACCCCGGCGGCGGCCATCAGCGCACGGCTGCTGGGCCTGGACCCGGCCGCCGTGACCGGGCGCGGCACCGGCGTGGACGACGAGCGGCTGGCCCACAAGGTGGCCGTGATTCGCACCGCCCTGGCCCGCACCCCCGCCACCGACCCCCTGACGGTGCTGGCCGAATTTGGCGGGTACGAGATTGCCGCAATGCTGGGCATGATGCTGCAGGCAGCGGCCCTGCGGCGCGTGGTGGTGCTGGACGGCTTCGTGGAGGGCAGCGCAGCCCTGGTGGGCGTGGCCCTGGCGCCTGCCCTGCGCGACTACCTGTTTCCGGCCGGCCAGTGCGCCGAGGTGGGGCATGCCGCCCAACTGGCGCACCTGGGCCTGACCCCGCTCTTTGGGCTGGACTTGCGCCTGGGCGAGGGCACAGGTGGGGTGCTGGCCGCGCCGTTGCTGCTGGGCGCCGCCGCCACCCTGCGCGAAATGCGCACCTTTGAAGAGGCAGCGGTGCCGGGCAGCGCGTGA